A single region of the Agromyces sp. Leaf222 genome encodes:
- a CDS encoding 1-acyl-sn-glycerol-3-phosphate acyltransferase, with amino-acid sequence MTGRRPSEPIYSTAIVVGRGLFGALRLKRRVTGIEHVPTTGGAVLAMTHFGYLEFALVEWVTWLGNRRRIRFMAKQSVFDKPVVGALMRSMRHISVDMKAGAAAYAKAVEALRSGELLGVFPEAGVSASFTVRDLKTGAARLAAEAGVPIIPVAVWGGHRLLTKRHKVGFSERFGVPVSFAFGAPISVGADEEPHIATERLKVRLQELVDRVQREYPVDGTGQWWQPKHLGGTAPTPEEAAAADAARDLARDARRTEA; translated from the coding sequence ATGACCGGACGACGGCCCAGTGAGCCCATCTACAGCACGGCGATCGTCGTCGGCCGCGGCCTCTTCGGCGCGCTGCGACTCAAGCGCCGGGTCACGGGCATCGAGCACGTGCCGACCACGGGGGGTGCCGTGCTCGCGATGACGCATTTCGGCTACCTCGAGTTCGCCCTCGTCGAATGGGTCACCTGGCTCGGCAACCGCCGTCGCATCCGCTTCATGGCGAAGCAGAGCGTGTTCGACAAGCCGGTCGTCGGCGCCCTCATGCGCAGCATGCGGCACATCTCGGTCGACATGAAGGCCGGGGCCGCAGCGTATGCGAAGGCCGTCGAGGCGCTTCGCAGCGGCGAACTGCTCGGCGTGTTCCCCGAGGCGGGCGTGAGCGCCTCGTTCACGGTCCGCGACCTGAAGACCGGCGCGGCCAGGCTCGCCGCCGAGGCGGGGGTGCCGATCATCCCGGTCGCCGTGTGGGGCGGGCACCGCCTGCTCACCAAGCGTCACAAGGTCGGCTTCTCCGAGCGGTTCGGGGTGCCCGTGAGCTTCGCGTTCGGGGCGCCCATCTCGGTGGGCGCCGACGAGGAGCCGCACATCGCGACCGAACGCCTGAAGGTCCGCCTGCAGGAGCTCGTCGATCGCGTCCAGCGCGAGTACCCGGTCGACGGCACCGGGCAGTGGTGGCAGCCGAAGCACCTCGGCGGCACGGCCCCGACCCCAGAGGAGGCGGCCGCGGCCGATGCCGCGCGTGACCTCGCCCGCGATGCGCGCCGAACCGAGGCCTGA
- a CDS encoding YhjD/YihY/BrkB family envelope integrity protein, whose protein sequence is MGGEIKEPERLPEQTGFMARMNALIAWAMARKPVRAYLRYMKVHGPALADSVTYRTLFSVFAGVFLGFAIAGIWLAGNQQAMDALVETVEKAIPGLIGEGALIDPDDLVQPVTLSIAGAIALIGLVTAMIGAIGSLRVAIRRIGGQPDPQTFFLWTMLRDLLLAIGFGALLVGAAAITFFSTAALDMLFGWLGLSRSAEGYTFLTGAVAVLVIFAIDTVVVAGMFLVLSGVRPNAGTLWVGALIGGAGLTVLQELSGLFVGGATSNPLLASFGSLIALLLWLNLSSQVILIAAAYIITGVEDRRDREWGRERDRVLERVRADEQRSSGGRATRRRARGDGFADGLPDGRPRSSIVLRVVRGLVAPLTRTRVFRAIAPVLLPPIEAVIGWTTGGRVQLSALLVPSLVLHTVGAKTGEPRDTPLMYTPDGHGRAIVAGTTFAMARHPGWTYNLLRRPDAAITVRGRELAVRASLIDADAEREAAWALIEAQWPGYRAYERDSGRVVRLFRLQPVPNEVAPGA, encoded by the coding sequence ATGGGTGGCGAGATCAAGGAGCCCGAGCGGTTGCCGGAGCAGACGGGCTTCATGGCGCGCATGAACGCGCTGATCGCGTGGGCCATGGCGCGCAAGCCCGTGCGCGCCTACCTGCGCTACATGAAGGTCCACGGCCCGGCGCTCGCCGACAGCGTCACCTACCGAACGCTCTTCTCGGTGTTCGCCGGCGTGTTCCTGGGGTTCGCGATCGCCGGCATCTGGCTCGCCGGCAACCAGCAGGCGATGGACGCGCTCGTCGAGACCGTCGAGAAGGCCATTCCGGGGCTGATCGGCGAGGGCGCGCTCATCGACCCCGACGACCTCGTGCAACCCGTGACGCTGAGCATCGCCGGCGCGATCGCGCTCATCGGTCTCGTCACCGCGATGATCGGCGCCATCGGCTCGCTGCGCGTCGCGATCCGCCGGATCGGCGGGCAGCCCGACCCGCAGACCTTCTTCCTCTGGACGATGCTGCGCGACCTCCTGCTGGCGATCGGGTTCGGCGCCCTGCTCGTCGGGGCCGCCGCGATCACGTTCTTCAGCACCGCCGCGCTCGACATGCTCTTCGGCTGGCTCGGCCTCTCGCGCAGCGCCGAGGGCTACACGTTCCTCACGGGAGCGGTCGCCGTGCTGGTGATCTTCGCCATCGACACCGTCGTCGTCGCCGGCATGTTCCTCGTGCTCTCGGGCGTGCGCCCGAATGCGGGAACGCTGTGGGTCGGCGCCCTGATCGGCGGTGCCGGGCTCACGGTGCTGCAGGAGCTCTCGGGCCTCTTCGTCGGCGGCGCGACCTCCAACCCGCTGCTGGCCTCGTTCGGCTCGCTCATCGCCCTGCTGCTCTGGCTGAACCTCTCGTCCCAGGTCATCCTCATCGCGGCGGCCTACATCATCACGGGCGTCGAAGATCGGCGCGATCGCGAATGGGGGCGCGAGCGGGATCGCGTGCTCGAGCGTGTGCGTGCCGATGAGCAGCGGTCGAGCGGCGGTCGTGCGACGCGTCGTCGCGCCCGAGGCGACGGGTTCGCCGACGGACTCCCCGACGGGAGGCCGCGCAGCTCGATCGTGCTGCGCGTCGTGCGCGGCCTGGTCGCGCCGCTCACGCGGACACGGGTGTTCCGCGCGATCGCCCCGGTGCTGCTGCCGCCGATCGAGGCGGTCATCGGCTGGACTACGGGCGGGCGCGTTCAGCTCAGCGCGCTCCTGGTGCCCTCCCTCGTGCTCCACACGGTCGGCGCCAAGACGGGGGAGCCACGCGACACGCCGCTCATGTACACGCCCGACGGGCATGGACGCGCGATCGTCGCCGGCACGACCTTCGCGATGGCGCGGCATCCGGGGTGGACCTACAACCTGCTTCGCCGGCCGGATGCCGCGATCACCGTGCGCGGTCGCGAACTGGCGGTGCGCGCCTCGCTCATCGACGCCGATGCCGAGCGCGAGGCGGCGTGGGCGCTCATCGAGGCGCAGTGGCCCGGCTATCGGGCCTACGAGCGCGACTCGGGGCGCGTGGTGCGGTTGTTCCGGCTGCAGCCGGTGCCGAACGAGGTCGCTCCGGGGGCGTGA
- a CDS encoding transglycosylase SLT domain-containing protein encodes MQNETSSPSTTQISPGTNPTSTETEPTLRGRRASGPFRRFRTPILTAGAIIAVGALVGTGYAVQGEATAKAQRVSETAALALAAERDSRQGLAVDHGAVLDVRADKQAKDTLTVAGKAIAAAKGKADASALATTVAALDSYELLSPSKVFELVGTTQKQTAQVTKAVAEADRVAAEKAAAEAAAKAKAEAEAAAREAAEAEADSGSSSGSSDFAAPSAPSNPSEAQAIARDMMAARYGWGEDQFGCLVALWNRESGWNVYASNPSGAYGIPQALPGSKMSSAGADWASNPATQISWGLGYIADRYGSACGAWSTSESQGWY; translated from the coding sequence ATGCAGAACGAGACTTCTTCCCCCAGCACGACCCAGATTTCCCCCGGCACGAACCCCACGAGCACTGAGACCGAGCCGACCCTCCGCGGTCGTCGGGCGAGCGGACCCTTCCGGCGCTTCCGCACTCCGATCCTCACCGCGGGCGCCATCATCGCCGTCGGAGCCCTCGTCGGCACCGGATACGCCGTGCAGGGCGAGGCCACGGCCAAGGCCCAGCGCGTCTCGGAGACCGCTGCGCTCGCGCTGGCCGCAGAGCGCGACTCGCGACAGGGTCTCGCCGTCGACCACGGCGCCGTGCTCGACGTGCGCGCCGACAAGCAGGCGAAGGACACCCTGACGGTCGCCGGCAAGGCCATCGCCGCGGCGAAGGGCAAGGCCGACGCCTCCGCGCTCGCCACCACCGTCGCCGCACTCGACTCCTACGAGCTGCTGAGCCCGAGCAAGGTCTTCGAGCTCGTCGGCACGACGCAGAAGCAGACCGCCCAGGTCACCAAGGCCGTCGCCGAGGCAGACCGCGTCGCCGCCGAGAAGGCCGCCGCCGAAGCGGCCGCCAAGGCGAAGGCCGAGGCAGAGGCCGCCGCCCGCGAGGCCGCAGAGGCCGAGGCCGACTCCGGCTCCTCGTCCGGATCGTCCGACTTCGCCGCCCCGAGCGCCCCCTCGAACCCGAGCGAGGCCCAGGCCATCGCACGCGACATGATGGCCGCCCGCTACGGCTGGGGCGAAGACCAGTTCGGCTGCCTCGTCGCCCTCTGGAACCGCGAGTCCGGCTGGAACGTCTACGCCTCCAACCCCAGCGGCGCCTACGGCATCCCGCAGGCCCTCCCCGGCAGCAAGATGTCGTCGGCCGGCGCCGACTGGGCCAGCAACCCCGCCACGCAGATCTCGTGGGGCCTCGGCTACATCGCCGACCGCTACGGCAGCGCCTGCGGTGCCTGGAGCACCTCGGAGTCGCAGGGCTGGTACTGA